A genomic segment from Brevundimonas mediterranea encodes:
- a CDS encoding energy transducer TonB, which translates to MTDVAYHRSRYDVPKKKGFMGVSYPVLIVCLLIVTLLFALLIFFLQQSKFKLKEFNYVDESVEVELVEPVPPPPPPPPPPPPPTDTPPPPKLQVRVPAPVPNVTPPPPVNITPTKKEDRVEYTGPPVNIPGPPPPPAPPAPARPAVVTSVAWSRQPQPEFPERAQERGIEGGTVTLLCTVAANGTPTNCSVVSETPSGAGFGQAALRSMRSARFSPGTVDGVAQGGQARFTVRFRLQ; encoded by the coding sequence ATGACAGACGTCGCATATCATCGCAGTCGTTACGACGTACCCAAGAAGAAGGGCTTCATGGGGGTTTCCTACCCCGTCCTGATCGTCTGCCTTCTGATCGTCACCCTCCTGTTCGCCCTGCTGATCTTCTTCCTTCAGCAGTCGAAGTTCAAACTCAAGGAGTTCAACTACGTCGACGAGTCTGTCGAGGTCGAGTTGGTCGAGCCGGTTCCGCCGCCTCCGCCCCCTCCGCCCCCGCCGCCCCCGCCGACGGATACGCCGCCTCCGCCCAAGCTTCAGGTGCGGGTGCCGGCTCCGGTTCCGAACGTGACGCCTCCTCCGCCGGTGAACATCACGCCGACGAAGAAGGAAGACCGGGTCGAGTACACGGGTCCGCCCGTGAACATTCCTGGACCGCCGCCGCCTCCGGCGCCGCCGGCCCCGGCTCGTCCTGCGGTGGTGACCAGCGTTGCTTGGTCGCGTCAGCCTCAACCCGAGTTCCCTGAGCGTGCTCAGGAGCGCGGTATCGAAGGCGGCACCGTGACCCTGCTCTGCACCGTCGCCGCCAATGGCACGCCGACGAACTGCAGCGTAGTTTCGGAAACGCCGTCCGGCGCTGGCTTCGGCCAGGCCGCTCTCCGCTCCATGCGGTCGGCGCGGTTCTCGCCCGGCACCGTTGACGGTGTGGCTCAAGGCGGTCAGGCTCGCTTTACGGTTCGCTTCCGTCTCCAGTAG
- a CDS encoding biopolymer transporter ExbD: protein MAAKIKSGGGGNKVEANSDINVTPFVDIMLVLLIIFMVAAPLASVSVPVELPIAVAKAAPNPPKPVYISIQNDGDVFVGDFPTSVGSLGEDLLKQIGSRNPADERIFIRGDQNTRYGDFMQVMNALQDNGFYSVALVGEDQATS, encoded by the coding sequence ATGGCCGCCAAGATTAAATCGGGCGGCGGCGGCAACAAGGTCGAGGCCAACAGCGATATCAACGTCACGCCTTTCGTTGACATCATGTTGGTCCTCCTCATCATCTTCATGGTCGCGGCTCCGCTCGCTTCCGTGTCGGTGCCGGTCGAGTTGCCAATCGCCGTCGCTAAGGCGGCTCCGAACCCGCCCAAGCCGGTCTATATTTCGATCCAGAACGACGGCGACGTCTTTGTGGGCGACTTCCCGACCAGCGTCGGCTCTCTGGGCGAAGATCTGCTGAAGCAGATCGGATCCCGGAACCCGGCCGATGAGCGGATCTTCATTCGGGGCGACCAAAACACCCGCTATGGTGATTTCATGCAGGTCATGAACGCTTTGCAGGATAACGGCTTCTACAGCGTTGCACTGGTCGGCGAAGACCAGGCGACGAGCTAG